Proteins from a single region of Desulfolutivibrio sulfoxidireducens:
- a CDS encoding type II toxin-antitoxin system death-on-curing family toxin, translating to MGWRWLSAMAVAAAHDEQIAEHGGGTGMRDDGLLDSALARPRHLLGYGDPDAFDLAAAYAFGLVRNHPFVDGNKRTGFLAAYVFLDLNGWELAAPEADTAAAVLALAGGGMDEAAFAAWLREHAREKEGGGH from the coding sequence ATGGGCTGGCGATGGCTCTCGGCCATGGCGGTCGCGGCCGCGCATGATGAACAGATCGCCGAGCATGGCGGGGGAACCGGCATGCGGGATGACGGGCTGCTTGACTCGGCCCTGGCCAGGCCCCGACATCTCCTGGGCTACGGCGACCCCGATGCCTTTGATTTGGCGGCGGCCTACGCCTTTGGCCTGGTCCGCAACCATCCGTTCGTTGACGGCAACAAGCGGACAGGGTTTCTCGCGGCCTACGTCTTTTTGGACCTCAATGGCTGGGAATTGGCCGCGCCCGAGGCGGATACGGCGGCCGCCGTCCTGGCCCTGGCCGGTGGCGGGATGGATGAGGCGGCGTTCGCGGCGTGGCTTCGGGAACATGCCCGCGAGAAAGAGGGAGGCGGTCACTGA
- a CDS encoding AbrB/MazE/SpoVT family DNA-binding domain-containing protein, which produces MRATVTRIGNSTGLILPKEVAARLKVKKGDSVYLTETAQGYFVTPYDPEFEAQMESARKGMARYRNALRELAK; this is translated from the coding sequence ATGCGGGCCACCGTCACCCGGATCGGGAACTCCACGGGCCTGATCCTTCCCAAGGAGGTCGCCGCCCGGCTCAAGGTCAAAAAGGGCGACAGCGTGTATCTCACCGAAACGGCTCAGGGCTATTTCGTCACGCCCTACGACCCGGAATTCGAGGCCCAGATGGAGTCGGCCCGCAAGGGCATGGCCCGGTATCGCAACGCGCTGCGGGAACTGGCGAAATAA
- a CDS encoding HlyD family secretion protein, which yields MSIRYLRYVAAVIAAWALAGAALAGVETSVPAGAGTVASGKTADGESGPSPTAQGKNSGMVWVAAPGRVEPVSEEMRLGFDIAGKITDVLVEEGDAVRRDQVLAKLWDADLRAAVAAAEAALAAREAELEKILAGARSMERKEAQAALAEATTVMRQAKIEHERRERLLAGEVLAPEEADRAEREYLVSRQRVEAARQRFHLVDDPSRSEDIKRAWAQADEARASLDRAKAYAAKAEIRSPIDGVVLRKHRRAGEMVSVSFDTPVVTVGDISRIRARADVDEKDIAKVREGQRAYLVADAYGERKFWGTVFRVAKILGRKNVRTDDPAEKNDTRILEALIDLDEPGLPVGLRMDVFVIVEGGPDGKNGTLSDGRQAP from the coding sequence ATGAGCATTCGATATCTTCGGTATGTCGCGGCGGTGATTGCCGCCTGGGCCCTGGCCGGGGCGGCCCTGGCCGGCGTGGAGACCTCCGTGCCCGCTGGGGCCGGGACCGTGGCCTCGGGGAAGACGGCCGATGGCGAATCCGGGCCGTCCCCGACCGCCCAGGGAAAAAATTCCGGGATGGTCTGGGTGGCCGCGCCGGGGCGGGTGGAGCCGGTTTCCGAGGAGATGCGCCTGGGCTTCGACATCGCCGGCAAGATCACCGACGTTCTGGTCGAAGAGGGCGACGCGGTGCGCCGCGACCAGGTGCTGGCCAAACTGTGGGACGCGGATCTCCGGGCCGCCGTGGCCGCGGCCGAGGCCGCGCTGGCCGCCCGCGAGGCCGAACTCGAAAAGATTCTGGCCGGGGCCCGGAGCATGGAGCGCAAGGAGGCCCAGGCGGCCCTGGCCGAGGCCACGACGGTCATGCGCCAGGCCAAGATCGAGCACGAACGGCGCGAGAGGCTTTTGGCCGGCGAGGTCCTGGCCCCGGAGGAGGCGGACCGGGCGGAGCGGGAATATCTGGTCTCCCGGCAGCGGGTGGAGGCGGCCCGGCAGCGGTTCCATCTGGTGGACGACCCCTCCCGCTCCGAGGACATCAAAAGGGCCTGGGCCCAGGCGGACGAGGCCCGGGCCAGTCTGGATCGGGCCAAGGCCTACGCGGCCAAGGCCGAGATCCGTTCGCCCATCGACGGGGTGGTGCTGCGCAAGCACAGGCGGGCCGGGGAGATGGTCTCGGTGTCCTTCGACACCCCGGTGGTGACGGTGGGGGACATTTCCCGGATTCGGGCGCGGGCCGACGTGGACGAGAAGGACATCGCCAAGGTGCGCGAGGGGCAGCGGGCGTACCTGGTGGCCGACGCCTACGGCGAGCGCAAATTCTGGGGCACGGTGTTCCGGGTGGCCAAGATATTGGGGCGCAAGAACGTGCGCACGGACGACCCGGCCGAGAAAAACGACACCCGCATCCTGGAGGCGCTTATCGACCTGGACGAGCCGGGCCTGCCCGTGGGGCTGCGCATGGACGTGTTCGTGATCGTGGAGGGCGGTCCGGACGGGAAGAACGGAACCCTTTCGGATGGGCGGCAGGCTCCGTGA
- a CDS encoding ABC transporter ATP-binding protein, whose translation MTRTGRGISPGEGENGRTLVCVRGLTKDFRTGHVTVPALRGVNLDVMAGEVALFMGPSGSGKTTLLSIMGCILSPTSGSLRIKGREAAGLSEKELGVLRLDHFGFIFQNYNLFRTLTAAENVQVALDLKGVRGDEAHARVRAALAAVGLSDKAGMLPEDLSGGQKQRVAIARALAGEPEIILADEPTAALDSQNGRMIIGLLRQLALERGRAVVIVTHDPRILEFADRIVHIEDGVITQGGVAA comes from the coding sequence ATGACCAGGACAGGGCGGGGCATTTCCCCCGGTGAAGGGGAAAACGGCCGGACGCTTGTGTGCGTGCGCGGGCTGACCAAGGACTTTCGCACCGGGCACGTCACGGTTCCGGCCCTGCGCGGGGTGAACCTGGACGTCATGGCCGGGGAGGTGGCCCTGTTCATGGGGCCGTCGGGCAGCGGCAAGACCACCCTTTTGTCCATCATGGGCTGCATCCTCTCGCCCACCTCGGGCAGCCTGCGCATCAAGGGCCGCGAGGCCGCCGGGCTGTCGGAGAAGGAACTGGGGGTGCTTCGCCTGGACCATTTCGGGTTCATTTTCCAGAACTACAACCTCTTTCGCACCCTGACCGCCGCCGAGAACGTCCAGGTGGCTCTGGATTTGAAAGGCGTCCGGGGGGACGAGGCCCACGCCAGGGTCCGGGCGGCGCTTGCGGCCGTGGGGCTTTCGGACAAGGCGGGCATGCTGCCCGAGGACTTAAGCGGCGGCCAGAAGCAGCGGGTGGCCATCGCCCGGGCCCTGGCCGGGGAGCCGGAGATCATTTTGGCCGACGAGCCCACGGCGGCCTTGGATTCCCAGAACGGACGCATGATCATCGGGCTTTTGCGGCAATTGGCCCTGGAGCGCGGCCGGGCCGTGGTCATCGTCACCCACGACCCGCGCATCCTGGAATTCGCGGACAGGATCGTGCACATCGAGGACGGCGTCATCACCCAAGGCGGTGTTGCGGCATGA
- a CDS encoding sensor domain-containing diguanylate cyclase, producing the protein MTKFALTWRYVSVLVLIACLSGGSYLLLGGIVAVEKQREAVIELNARQRTLSQRIVVLGLIVDRAPGPEVRAEALLEMRRGIEKLAQVQERLSAVRKAGLAHVDRELREEVDHRVGDFLMLAKRVVEEAEAGLPISYELVHRLFDAGGLAFLARLDAVSEAYQGASRRAMLLLDRLQLASMAGTMFLLAFIGFVLFRPLVKRIVADRLELTAANEELERLATADALTGLCNRRKFDEVINREMELSKRYADPVSLLMFDIDHFKAINDSLGHGVGDRALVELSSLALHHVRSVDYVFRFGGEEFLILAPRTGLHDAFGMAEKLRCMVESHLFPDGVRMTISLGVAEHRRGESLEDWLTRVDKAMYAAKRGGRNRVMAG; encoded by the coding sequence ATGACCAAGTTTGCGTTGACTTGGCGCTACGTCAGCGTCCTGGTACTCATCGCCTGCTTGTCTGGAGGCTCCTACCTCCTGCTCGGCGGGATCGTCGCCGTCGAGAAACAGCGCGAGGCGGTGATCGAACTCAACGCCCGGCAGCGTACGCTTTCCCAGCGCATTGTGGTCCTGGGCCTGATCGTGGACCGCGCCCCCGGCCCCGAGGTCCGGGCCGAGGCCCTGCTGGAGATGCGCCGGGGCATCGAGAAACTGGCCCAGGTCCAGGAACGGTTGTCCGCCGTCCGGAAAGCCGGCCTGGCCCACGTGGACAGGGAACTGAGGGAAGAGGTCGATCACCGCGTGGGCGACTTCTTGATGCTCGCAAAACGGGTGGTGGAGGAGGCCGAGGCCGGGCTGCCGATTTCTTACGAGTTGGTCCACCGCCTCTTCGACGCGGGCGGATTGGCCTTTCTGGCCAGGCTGGACGCCGTGTCCGAGGCCTACCAGGGAGCCAGCCGGCGGGCCATGCTCCTGCTCGACCGGCTGCAACTGGCGTCCATGGCCGGGACCATGTTCCTTCTGGCCTTTATCGGGTTCGTGCTGTTTCGGCCGCTGGTAAAGAGAATCGTCGCGGACCGGCTGGAGCTGACTGCCGCCAACGAGGAACTGGAACGCCTGGCCACGGCGGACGCCCTGACGGGCCTGTGCAACCGGCGCAAGTTCGACGAGGTCATCAACAGAGAGATGGAGTTGTCCAAACGATATGCCGATCCCGTGTCGCTTCTGATGTTCGACATCGACCACTTCAAGGCGATCAACGACAGCCTGGGCCACGGTGTGGGGGACAGAGCCCTGGTGGAGCTCTCGTCCCTGGCCCTGCACCATGTGCGATCCGTGGATTACGTGTTTCGTTTCGGCGGCGAGGAATTCTTGATACTGGCGCCGCGCACCGGCTTGCATGACGCCTTCGGTATGGCCGAAAAGTTGCGGTGTATGGTGGAAAGCCACCTGTTCCCGGACGGGGTGCGCATGACCATAAGCCTCGGAGTGGCCGAGCACCGGCGGGGCGAGTCCCTGGAGGACTGGTTGACCCGGGTGGACAAGGCCATGTACGCAGCCAAGCGCGGCGGCCGCAATCGCGTCATGGCCGGCTAG
- a CDS encoding winged helix-turn-helix transcriptional regulator: protein MTGGQSRSEGACTLKTLGGREYYCTIELCLQVIGGKWKPIILWRLHVEGVRRFGELKKAMPNITQKMLTQQLRELEADGMVSRRVHPEVPPRVEYALTGLGESVIPILERMCAWGREFERRFSPDGCVVGF from the coding sequence ATGACCGGGGGACAGTCGCGGTCCGAGGGCGCCTGCACGCTCAAGACGCTGGGCGGCCGGGAATACTATTGCACCATCGAGCTGTGCCTGCAGGTCATCGGCGGCAAGTGGAAGCCGATCATCCTGTGGCGGTTGCACGTGGAGGGGGTCAGGCGGTTCGGGGAGCTCAAAAAGGCCATGCCCAACATCACCCAGAAGATGCTCACCCAGCAGCTTCGGGAACTCGAGGCCGACGGCATGGTCAGCCGCCGGGTGCACCCCGAGGTGCCGCCCCGGGTGGAATACGCCCTGACCGGGCTTGGCGAGAGCGTCATCCCCATTTTGGAGCGCATGTGCGCCTGGGGCCGGGAATTCGAGCGCCGGTTTTCACCGGACGGTTGCGTCGTGGGCTTTTGA
- a CDS encoding nitroreductase family protein, with translation MDTLEAIHTRRSIRKYEPTPLSREEIETVLRAAMAAPSAGNAQPWRFLVVTDRALLDAISDIHPYVGMVKTAPAGILVLGDTLLEKFPGYWVLDCAAAIQNMLLAARAIGLGTVWTGVYPKPDRVEGFSRLFSLPGHVIPHSFVVVGHPAQEAGPVDRFNPSRIDENIFVGK, from the coding sequence ATGGACACCCTGGAAGCCATCCATACCCGGCGCAGCATCCGCAAATACGAACCCACGCCCCTTTCCCGCGAAGAGATCGAGACCGTGCTCCGCGCGGCCATGGCCGCGCCCAGCGCCGGAAACGCCCAGCCCTGGCGGTTCCTGGTCGTCACCGACCGGGCTCTCCTGGACGCGATCTCGGACATCCATCCCTACGTGGGCATGGTCAAGACCGCCCCGGCCGGCATCCTGGTCCTGGGCGACACCCTTCTGGAAAAATTCCCCGGCTACTGGGTCCTGGACTGCGCCGCCGCCATCCAGAACATGCTCCTGGCCGCCCGGGCCATCGGCCTGGGCACGGTGTGGACCGGCGTCTACCCGAAGCCGGACCGCGTGGAGGGCTTCTCCCGGCTTTTCTCCCTGCCAGGACACGTCATCCCCCATTCCTTCGTGGTCGTGGGACATCCGGCCCAGGAGGCCGGCCCGGTGGACCGCTTCAACCCGTCGCGCATCGACGAAAACATCTTCGTGGGCAAATAG
- a CDS encoding flavin reductase family protein, with translation MKISLGAETLAAPTPAWLVGTYDAAGKPNIMTIAWGGLCCSKPPCLAVSLRAATYSHAGIMARRAFTVSIPRASQVAALDHAGMVSGKNEDKFATLGLTPVKSDLVDAPYVAECPLTIECAVTHVLELGLHTQFVGEIKDVKADPAILDEKGRIDATKAQFFAFIPGARRYVALGQDIGAAFSIGKTAVKE, from the coding sequence ATGAAAATCTCTCTTGGCGCCGAGACCCTGGCCGCCCCCACCCCGGCCTGGCTGGTCGGCACCTACGACGCGGCAGGCAAGCCCAACATCATGACCATCGCCTGGGGCGGCCTGTGCTGCTCCAAGCCCCCCTGCCTGGCCGTATCCCTGCGCGCGGCCACCTATTCCCACGCCGGCATCATGGCCCGCCGGGCCTTCACCGTGTCCATCCCCCGCGCCTCCCAGGTCGCGGCCCTGGACCACGCCGGCATGGTATCCGGAAAAAACGAGGACAAGTTCGCCACCCTGGGCCTGACCCCGGTCAAAAGCGACCTGGTGGACGCGCCCTACGTGGCCGAATGCCCCCTTACCATCGAATGCGCCGTGACCCATGTCCTGGAACTGGGGCTGCATACCCAGTTCGTGGGCGAGATCAAGGACGTCAAGGCCGACCCGGCCATCCTCGACGAAAAGGGCCGTATCGACGCGACTAAGGCCCAGTTCTTCGCCTTCATCCCGGGCGCCAGACGCTACGTGGCCCTGGGCCAGGACATTGGCGCGGCCTTTTCCATCGGCAAGACGGCGGTGAAGGAATAG
- a CDS encoding flavin reductase family protein: MDTVRVDPNVLPVMPVCLVGSMMDGKPNFMTAAWLTRLSYTPPMVGVAVNQRHATREAILEAGRYSLCIPGRGMVEATDYCGLVSGRNTDKAKLFDVFYGDPAGPPMIRECPLCLEVAVTQAVEVVANTFFIGEITAAHAHADVLTDGRPDMAKIDPLLLTMPDNRYFALGQVVGTAWKDGKKLKGENA; encoded by the coding sequence ATGGACACGGTACGTGTGGACCCGAATGTGTTGCCGGTCATGCCGGTGTGCCTGGTCGGTTCCATGATGGACGGCAAGCCCAATTTCATGACCGCGGCCTGGCTCACCCGGCTGTCGTACACGCCGCCCATGGTGGGCGTGGCCGTCAACCAGCGCCATGCCACCCGGGAGGCCATCCTGGAGGCGGGAAGGTACAGCCTGTGCATCCCGGGCCGGGGGATGGTGGAGGCGACGGACTATTGCGGGCTGGTCTCGGGCAGAAACACGGATAAGGCGAAGCTGTTCGACGTGTTTTACGGCGATCCGGCGGGGCCGCCCATGATCCGGGAGTGCCCGTTGTGCCTGGAAGTGGCCGTGACCCAGGCTGTGGAGGTGGTCGCCAACACCTTTTTCATCGGCGAGATCACGGCCGCCCACGCCCACGCGGACGTTCTGACCGACGGGCGGCCGGACATGGCAAAAATCGACCCGCTGCTTTTGACCATGCCCGACAACCGCTATTTCGCCCTTGGCCAGGTTGTCGGAACGGCCTGGAAGGACGGAAAAAAACTAAAGGGGGAAAACGCATGA
- a CDS encoding flavodoxin family protein encodes MKVLAVNGSARKNGNTAILINTLLAELEAEGIGTEQVQLAGKDLHGCLACYTCFETKDRRCIQKKDLVNELIEKMLDADGIVLGSPTYFANVTTNMKSLIDRAGMTSIANGRMFARKVGAAVVAARRGGAIHTFDSLNHFFFINEMIVPGSIYWNMGFGREIGEVNSDEEGLRTMSALGKHMAWLLKKIHA; translated from the coding sequence ATGAAGGTTCTGGCCGTCAACGGCAGCGCCCGCAAGAACGGCAACACCGCGATCCTGATCAACACGCTTCTGGCCGAGCTTGAGGCCGAGGGCATAGGGACCGAGCAGGTGCAGCTCGCCGGGAAGGACCTGCACGGGTGCCTGGCCTGCTACACGTGTTTCGAGACCAAGGATCGGCGGTGTATCCAGAAAAAGGACCTGGTCAACGAGCTCATTGAAAAGATGCTCGATGCCGACGGCATCGTGCTCGGCTCGCCCACCTACTTCGCCAACGTGACCACCAACATGAAGTCCCTGATCGACCGGGCCGGCATGACCTCCATCGCCAACGGCCGGATGTTCGCCCGCAAGGTGGGCGCGGCCGTGGTGGCGGCGCGCCGGGGCGGGGCCATCCACACCTTCGACTCCCTCAACCACTTCTTTTTCATCAACGAAATGATCGTGCCCGGGTCCATCTACTGGAACATGGGATTCGGCAGGGAGATCGGCGAGGTGAATTCCGACGAGGAGGGGCTTCGCACCATGAGCGCCCTGGGGAAACACATGGCCTGGCTCCTGAAAAAGATCCACGCCTAG
- a CDS encoding tetratricopeptide repeat protein — translation MPAKTARAVIIVSAFAALSLFTSGCSPRTATQAAPPPPQEAFEAGKQALEQGRFDQAAKDFANAATDPGRADARYLLGLSLEKDGAQKARQAYEEALRTDPALEDAMESLGLLLANQGDTAQAKSWLLKAGSRGGISPEALVRLGDIYLAEGNCREAMTLYEKAAAPEAGYAPAARRIEALRGLCGGKAANGGAAGKSANKWNAGTAGTTTGNGTGSASGGTGAIPAPAGPKPGPKAIDLNDI, via the coding sequence ATGCCCGCCAAAACCGCTCGTGCGGTCATCATTGTGTCCGCTTTCGCCGCCCTGTCCCTTTTCACCTCCGGCTGCTCCCCCCGAACCGCAACGCAGGCCGCCCCCCCGCCCCCACAGGAGGCCTTCGAGGCCGGCAAGCAGGCCCTCGAGCAGGGCCGGTTCGATCAGGCGGCCAAGGATTTCGCCAACGCCGCAACCGATCCGGGACGGGCCGACGCCAGGTACCTTTTGGGGCTCTCCCTGGAGAAGGACGGCGCGCAAAAGGCCCGTCAGGCCTATGAGGAGGCCCTGCGGACCGACCCCGCCCTGGAGGACGCCATGGAATCCCTGGGGCTCCTTCTGGCCAACCAGGGAGATACGGCCCAGGCCAAGTCCTGGCTGCTCAAGGCCGGAAGCCGGGGGGGCATCAGCCCGGAGGCGTTGGTGCGCCTGGGGGACATCTATCTGGCCGAGGGAAATTGCCGCGAGGCCATGACGCTCTATGAAAAGGCCGCCGCGCCCGAGGCCGGATACGCCCCGGCGGCCAGGCGGATTGAAGCCTTGCGCGGGCTGTGCGGCGGCAAGGCCGCAAATGGTGGCGCGGCCGGCAAATCCGCGAACAAGTGGAACGCCGGCACGGCCGGGACCACCACCGGCAACGGCACGGGGTCCGCCTCCGGAGGAACAGGGGCCATTCCCGCCCCGGCCGGGCCCAAACCCGGCCCCAAGGCCATCGACTTAAACGACATTTGA